CGTAAGCTCAGCCTGCAGATCTCTGGAATGTACGCAGACTCTGATATGTTCTGTGGACAATGGAAGAATACTTAGCCATCTAAAAGCGTATACTGACAAAATCCCTGTTTCTCGAACTAGGCTCAGTTGGGACACGTCGGAGCCGGGTCGAGTCTTTGGGGACACGAACTTATcacaaaaacagaaacagaaTAAATACAACTGGAGGATAGGCACGAACAGAGACTCGCGAACTCAACCTGAAGGCGGGGACAGTTCCATCTTTGGCTGCACTAGCCGCCGCTGCAGACGACCTCGGCTCCGACTGGTAAACTACGCTACAACACGCACCCACGCAGTCCAGTGGGTCAGGAACTATCTTATGACTGTCGTACGGCGGTCTCTCACCACGCGGCGCGGCGGCACTCCGTGTATCCGCAATACGTATATTTTACAGCAGagtaactaataaaaactttGGCAAAATGGGTGGAGAGGAGAACGCCACTAGACTTGATACAGCCTCAGCATACTCTCGTTGTTCCACAGGACCCGCGAGTTGTCCTGGGTGGTACGGCACTGGGGGTAGGTCCACTGGGTGCAGACCTTACAACAGTCACTAGGCGGCAGCAGGCGGGACCGCTTGGCGGGAGGGGCGGGCCAGGCGGACTGCGAGGGCCAGGCGGGCGGAGGCCGGCGGTGCAGCGAGGAGGCGGCGTGCTCTGGGCCTGGCTCCACGGCACGGACTCTGCAACGACAACACCGTACTCAGTAAGAAGAACACACAGGGAGAAAACATAAAACTTAAGTTGTTTTCGTAGTCGGTTGTAAGATCCAAGAAAAAGGAGTATATATGATTCTGGATAAACTACCTACACTAGTTAAATCACGTTTAAAGAATATCAACAAGCTTCTTAAATAATTAATgcactgtaataataaataaaatactagttaaattatatacaacaaacgtgcctgaataaaattaaaatgacgtaggtttattaatattttaaagaaaaactatcaGCTTGTAGTGAATTCATTGAggacaaaataaaactttctattcCACATGGTAACAGGAAATTACTTGACTTACCaacatatttactataattaattcgTATTTTACAACTCATAAATAAGTCCAGTTTTTCACATACAGTGAATCtgattttttatgtactttatcacaattgttttgtaatttgtatctCAACCACCACTTTTCGCGGTTAGCTCTTTTTTTATTAGTTTCCCTCTTTACTAGCAAGGTCAATCAGACATCCGTCCTCAATTACTGAATTCACGACCCACCATCCAACTACATTTGGTGAAAGTCAAGAAGAGAATGGGCCATCGTCGCGTATGGCAAGTTTAAAAACGCCGTTAGGAAAACACATCTTTTGACAATCTCGGCCATTGCTGACAATGAACGTGAACGAACGAATTTCACAAGATAACTATGTGATAAACTACAGGAGAGGTGAGAAATGCTAAGTTTTACAAGTGCTGTTGGAGCTTTTTAAGATCCTTCGTAATCCGACGCAGGATGAATGCCTACACCTTTATAACCTTCGAAGACATATCTTTTGTACCATCTTTGGTCCCGATTCGACCTTAACCTTTAGTCCACTAGGTTAAGCAACATTTGAGGAATAACCACACCTTAACTCGATGTGGTTTTATGACGTAGCTGCTCCTTCCAGGAACACAATCTTTGAATAATTAATGACGGTGTGATTCCTTGAGCAATAAACCAGTGACGTGATAGGTCTGAAGATCACACGCTAATTACTATGGGGTAACCTACCTGTGCCTGGTTGTGCCAGAGCAGGTAACTGCTGACGCCGTGACGCCTGGCCAGGGCTGCTGAGTACGCTGCTGGGGGTGCAGGAACTGGGGTTGACAAGCCTTGCAGCTGGCGACTGCAGCAACCCCCACAGCCGGCTGGTGGAGTCTCGTGTCCTTCACGTGCTGATTttggttgttgttgttgttcacTTCCCCACCGCCATTCACGCCGAGAAAGTCTATGAAAAAAAACACAGGACTTATGGAAAGCTACAAAATTATCTGAATTACTAACTATGCCCTTAAGTTGCTTTGACTTGACCATCGGATAGATACAGGAATTGTAACAACGTATCgatattatacaactttaaacTTTACCTGACATAAACTAAACGAAAGAATTAAATTCACTTGCTTGAAATGTTATGGTGggttacattttcatttttaaatgaagaatctgttacaaaaatgtgtaaatatgttattatttttgcatagaaaacaaattaatactagttttaataatctgaaacgcaaaattttaatatttatataaaatgtagaaTACATAAAGGGAATAGCCACAGCAAATAGTCACCACTGGCTCACCTAGCTtggtaaaataaactaaaaacatttttgccgaatatattattttcaaatatatgctTGGATTATTTACTGACAGCAATTTGTAGAGGGTTTACATAAAGAAGCTTAGCTTACACATAACTTCATCCTAAAACTAACTACTAAATTCGTAAAGGGCAGTACACCTGGTAAAAGAGTAACGTTTTAAAAGGATAATTTGAACTGTTGCAATGCATGAATGGTTGTCAGTTCATTAGGAAGCCTATTATTCACTTTTAATGGTGCGTAACGAATTCATCATTCGTAAAATTTAAGTAGATGGACCGTACAGTGAAGAATGTCATGTTGCAGCTGGTACACATAACTGCCACAGGACCCCCGGTTTGTTATGGCTGGCATGGCACTGGGTGCAGGTGCAAACCTTACAATTCCCGCATAAACAAGTATAACTATCGTTAGCCAGATGAACCATAAAGGGTACATTAGTAACACAGAATGTTTAGATAGGAAAGAGTGAAGagcaatacattttgaatataatgGGAACAAAATTCCTAAGGCTCAGGATAATTATTCTGGAACTTGGTGATTATTCCGAAACTGGGTCTGCTTTCAGCAAGAGAGCTAGAACAAGTTGAAGGTATGAGTTACGTAATgtttaatttacctttttatttcaCACCAGAATGTTCCACCGAAACAATTTAcctcaattaatattacattcttgaaatCTATAAAGCGTTGGAAATCATCGGCGAAGGTAATTCCGGATAATTGGAAGATTTTATGGTAATTTAGAATGCGAAGACAACGAAAGTGTCAAAGGTTTCAATTAACGGAATTCGAAATCGTTTACGTTATATCTGTAAAGTTCTTCTCTCTTCAGGGCATTATTTAATTTGGGTAGTTTATTGATAGCAAATTAACAAACTACGCCTTCCTAAATTCTCATCAAGGGATACTCTAGAATGTTTATCAAGTTGTAGGAATTGCATAACACTTTGCCAGGTGGCTGAGTGTTAGAACATAATAGCCTGCTATTGTATGTTTGGCAATTAAATCTGTAATCGTATTTTTACTATATGTAAGACCACGTTTGATTGTTTCAAATACCAGAAAATCCTGTGTGTGCATAAATACCGAAATGAGTCCGGTTTCTAGGATCAGTTGCAAAACAACTTTACTTACTGTAACTGTTGGAACATATAATACAACTCAGGATTAGAACACGCGCTTGTCCTTACATGTCGAAGGCTGTATTTCACCATATAATGCCAAGTGATCGCCACTTTGAGACAGAGAGGGAGTAGCCAGTCGGCCGGCAGGTAACTAATACCCTGTACCTAATACATTGTAACTAATACGTGTTATAGACAACCGCTCGGTCGCTATCACTCCATCTGGTTGCAGGACAATAGCTAATATTTCAGCCGTCGTCTTACGCCCAACAAAGCAGCACTGATAATGTCGCTATTCCCCTCCCATCATGCTCTAGGACACGGTCTGCTGCTCGCAATCATTCCACTTTTGTTGCAACCACCCGGCTAACGTGGCGGTCTCGAGGGGAGACTTCCAGAACTGATCGGTCTCGAGAGTGTCGTAACCCCGGCACATAACTTGGATTTCTCCTTGGGTGCTTCCAAGATCAATGATTCACTTCAAGTTTCCTGCTTTCTTGTATTAGaggaaatttaaagaataaattcgCCAAATGAAACCTGAAGAGTCTCACTCCGCGTCTCTCTTTCTAGAAAAAGGCTTCAGTGTTACTACAGTGTCACTGTACAGTTACTTCGTTCAAGGAGAGCACCAAGGTTTGCACCTATCAGCCTTGAGgttttgttacataattacaCCATGACTGTAACGCTCGGTTATTTTGGATCACGAAtggaatttaaaaacagaaatcaaaaaaaaaaaaattaaacatttacattttgaaaattttacaattcaaaagATTTAACACTTGTACCTCTGTCCCTTTATACTTTTCCGCTCGTAGTTCTTAAGAGTGTTTTCATTACCTCAAAGTGATCACTCTAATTAACCAACATTAACACTGTTGTAGTTTCTCTCCGAGAAGAGGGATGGGACGCTGTAACGATCCCGAGTACTTAGGCCACTTGAACTGTGCTGGAGATCGTTAGTCACATTTTATCCAAATTGTTCGTTAGTATAATTGGGCTAATTGCCGGTAACTGGGCCAGTTACAACTACAGAGTGGCTAATTGCGCGGCGCACTGCAATCTTCCACCGGGGAGTAGAAAGCACCGTAATTGGCGGGTGTTACAGTACAAAGCCGGGGGGAGCAGATGCTTACCTGAGGTTAGCGCCCAACTGTGCCGGGAGACTTGATTGGTGGAGTCTCCTGAAACAGAAGGCACTCGTTAGAGGCTTTGTAGCGAGCATGGTCATTAACAAGTACAGTCGTGGCCATCGATAACCGTAGCAGTGCATTAGAGAAACACAAAAGGCCTAGTCACAAATTACGCTATTTTATATTGATCAATATACAGATAGTGGGAAAGCTATCTACACAGGTAGTAATACACAGCCATCTACAGaataacagtaacaataacaTCTATGTTATTGTACTAAAATACCAAGCAATGTCTAGTActtgaaaaataaagttattgacAAGAATTAAGTTCAGTATATAGACCATATACATATTCCATATTAGGTTAGgcttaaaattaatagaatttttcgAACCACTTTAACACTGAATAAGCATGCATTCTCATATTAAGATATACCAATTTTATGCAAACAATTCAACTTGACTGGAGAAGCATATCTATTATAAATTGGCTTCCATTAAGTTCCTCTAAGGAAAGCATTGGAGACCCTCTTGTCCTAGGTAGGTGTCCAAGAGCAACGTAAAATATTAGAATTGCACCCTCCCTCCCCCTCCTGCTCCTGCACCGAGGCGGTAAGAGAAGCTGGGGGGAACGCATCGCACCAGATCTTGGAAAGTAGTGACAGGCATGGGAGGGGTCGAGTGATGAATGAACCCTGGACGGCAGCCAGCTTGCTGCGCTCTCTTCCTCATTCACGACTCGTCCCAAGGTCATCTACTTGGCGCTGCCCCCCTCCCCCAACCTCTCGCCCACGCTTGGCCGCGTACGTCACCGAGTAATTACAGTCCATCGGTGATCAGAGAGTGTCTGGAATTTCATTTTCCCCAACAAAATTACCGACAGATACGAACATGCAAGACATTTCATTTACTtcccttttattttataaagatgttGCTCTAAAATGGTTGTTCGAAAACTTCCTCAAAGTACtcactatttattatattgacGTAGCAGACCCGATAGACGCTGCTGGACCAGAGAGTCACTTGCGGATACCTCAGGGTCGAGAGGCAACAGAAGCGGGTTACAAACAAAGGAATCTACCTCAAGGATCCCATCCGAAGGGGCCGGTCATAACAAGGTATGCCTGACAATATCACTCAGCTGCACGATGATGACCCAATCATTCCATCAGTGACCGCCGCAATATACGCGCACTGCCATCATCGATGTCCGCGCTCAGACAAGGCGGTAATCGATTGTGGCGATACGGAGCCCATGATGACGCAGCCCTGAGCTATTATAGCTCGTTAATGTGTCAGGGCCGGCGTAATGAGGGGCGCCGAGGGGGGTATGCTGTCAGGGAAACGTTCGTCATCACTTAGAAGAAGCACTCAATTTTATGGTTATCAAGAATTACTTTCCACAACGTCTTTTATAATCCAACAAAGAGAAAAACGTAAAGAatgtttttatgacattttttaaaattaaataggcGTGTAGACCACTAGAATTCCTAATACATCACAAATATGTTCAAGAACAAAACTCGTTGATGCTAAGGTGAGGAATTGAACGATATGAATACAATTGTGTCTACtctcattttacatttttttattttaaaagggggATATATAGGCTAAGTTTAGTGAAATATACAGCTTATTGTACACTCTTTGGGAGACGAGTATCGTTACAAGTATTGCTCGATGTACCATTACTTCCCGAGCCACTTATACTCGATATGTTTACTGAGGGTAAAAAGAATGTGTGCGGTAACTTTACGCATGGTTTGATGTGGCATGCATTTTGCGAATTGATCATAAACTCTTCCCCTCTCCACGACTTTTGTTTCAGTCGCATCTGTCGATACTAACAATATTATCTGAGGCTTTGTTCAAGACTCAAGACACTCTTCCGACAAGCAGATTTTTTGTTCCCATTGTGCGTCCGACTTAACGATTTTTAGCAGCCttaattcacaatttttaaaattctagagaCGATAATGTTTGCGATATTTTAATGGCCAGATCAAGATTGGAACCACAAGTTACTAGGTGTGACTTGTATGATTTTAAGATATAATGGCGTTTCCCACTACCTTCGCCGATTTCTCTGCCATCAAGTGAAAAAACACGTATCCTGCACAGCAcctgttttcttttctttaatcttttctATGGTTCAGCTCACACTCAGAGACCTCCCTGGAACCACGATCCTGAACAGTGTCACCAAAATGTTCACAAACACGATGCCAAGTTGCGTTATGATGTTCGGTTCGCCAGTGAGAACCAGAATTGAGCCGACCTCTCCACAGCTCAAAGTCAGAAGCCTTTCTGGGACAACGATCATGTACGCACTCGTCCCACCAAAACTTTCCCATAACACGATGCCAAGTTGCGTTATGATGTGAGAATCAAAATTGAGGTGAGCCGAGTCGCTGTCTCTATATACAAACCACTCACTCATCACTCTAAACGACACTCGAGAAAGGTCAAAGAATGAAagggaataaatacatttgagcGGCCCGCACCAAATGACAGCCTGGATGCAGGTGGACATTACCATTACTTAGACGACATCGACACTGCCATTGCACAAGCCGGTGGGTGGGGAGGGGGAGAGGGAAGACCACGACTGTCACGCAAAGAATGCACGAACAGCCACGAGTGTCCTCTCCTCTCCGCCCGCCTGCAGTCTAATATTAGGCTGGCGATCCATCATTATTTATGGAGCCATTCCGCCATAATGGCTTTCTAAAGAGCTTTTAATTTCAGTTATTGGACGGCTTTTAAAAAGCACCAGTGGAACAGCACCAGCTGACTGCGGCATTGTCTCGTGTCGGGGACAAACCGTCACTACTTTCGAAATAGCCTATATACCGTATTGTTACAGGTTCTCGGTACGTCCTAAATATGTAGTCGGGTGGTCAACCCTCGGATTGGGCTTTCAAAAGACCAATTGCTTAAAACGGTTACCTATATAGAAAAGATTACCTGAAACAAGTCAATCTCTTTCTTTCGTGTTAAATCAGGTGTATGAAAATAATCGGAGAATTTCGTTCCTGGACTTtgagtatttaaacaaataactgcTACTTGCCTTGTTCAGTCTCCACTAAATATGAAAGATAAAAAAGTTACTTCAAATATTAATGACTCATAAGACGGATTTGGAGTTATGGATCCAATCACTTACTGAAATATTCAAATCAcagtttaaaaagtttgaataaggTTAAATTCGCATTTATCCAACCTGAGTAACAAGTCTTTGGAAATACCCAACCTATTTGAACAAACCCGGACTCATTGGGTATGCCTTGTCATGCCGCGTCTGCAGTATTGACGCTAACATTACAACGCGAAAAAACCTTTGTAACAGTTATCTCTCCTCAAACATGTATATTATACGTCCTAAGCGTATCTGTGCCTACACTACAATACTGCAGAACTTCCTAGGGTGGTCTAGACGGCCCAGACATTAAGACGGAGAAGGCCGTAGCTGAGTAAAGCCAGATCAGTCTCAGACCGCCGAGGCCCAGAAGACGGACGAGCGCGCTGATGTGCGAGGACAATAATTAATCGACGCATTGATCGATCCTCAGTCCCTAAATGGTTCCTCTCGACCTCTCAGCCGTGCATGCCAATTATACCAAGCACTCATTAGTGGCTAAGTTCTTATAATGAGGCTATTCTCACACTTTTCATTGCAAGCCATTTTTAAATGTCAACTTTGTTGCTACCTCAGCATTATTTGACAGAGGCATGTAAATATCAGAACATTCGGTGGTTTTGTGATTCATACTTCAGTACAATCCAGAATCTAAAATCGTGTAAACAATCGACTGGAATCCAAATGGCCGAGTTCTTGGAATTTGTCATAGTGGCAAAGGTAACACTTATGAGAGTCTTATTCCAGTGAAGTACCTcgataaaaaattctaattttattcaaattttacagGGATTGAAAAAGACCGAGCGGAATTAAGGGTTGCGCGGTTCTGGCAAATTATAACAAAGAATCAGACCAAATCAAATCTCCGCCGAGGATAAATTAAGTTCATTACAGGCAATGAGCAGAGCGCTCCGAGGAAGCACGTCTACGTCCACGGCAGAGGCCCTGATTACACCCCGAACTCCCCTCAGTTCGTGGAAGTGTCTGCTGCGTGACGACTGCTTATACATTCAGAGCTAGGCAGTAAATACAATAATCATTTTGTCAGGGCCGGTACGCCGGGTGCTACAGATTGGGCTTCCTAACATTACTCTAGTAATGATGGCTAAAACTGCGGTGGTTTATAAATTACAGCTTGGGCGGCACGCAAGATGAGTTGAGCAGTCTGGGATCTagtcctctcacagcaacccctACCGCCAGCTGCTAGACGGTGGAAGATTTAGGGCATTGCCGAAGCAACCAAAGATATACTAGTGCTACAAATAATAAACCCTCTGATTCCTTCCTCTGGCAAGATACATGTTACAAGTAAtgtccataaaatataaaaaacaaaactaggATTACAGATTTTCACTCAAAGATTTCAGATTTTCATCAAAGATGGATTATTCCAGCgggatttgattttgttactcaAGTAAATTACTGAAAAGAACATAAAATGACTAGTTCCCACTGACGGGCACAAGGTTCTCGACTTAAAATGCAGATTTATTTCGAATGCTGAAATCCTGGAGAAATAAACGTTAAAAGTAATGGCCAGCCTAGCGCGGCCATTAGCGGTATAGTGCAAGATTAATCGTTATCCTCTCTAATTATGATAGAACGGCGTTACCGCTCCTCCCTTCCCGACTGGTGCTTTCCATCCCGGGTGATCGCCCATCTGGCATTCTCCGAGGCTGCAGGGAAGAGTCTTCAATCACCAATAAAGGTTCGAGAAAGGAAGATTACAAGACATATAGAAAGAACTGTTACTTCTCCAAGAAGCAGTTCTTCCCAAATGTAATCCTTAGTAAACTAGTGGCCCATAATTATTATCATACATTTGAGAGTCCTTTTTACGCAGTGTTCACCTTATATTGTAATTTGACATTGTGTAAAGGCAATAAatgaaagcaattttattttagtttttttactagaATATAGATTGCAGTTGTAGATCCTTTATCATAGAATCtgtataattcatttataatgtTACTCATAAAGGAATCGAGGTCATCAGAATAGCACGTTGTTATTTAACATTCGCGGTGCAGAGGAAATACACATTGCCACAGCAAGATACGAAGATAATTGATTTGTCTGAGAAATTGGTCACGGTATTGCTGTAAACTAGTTCCATATTGTTTCCGCTCGACAAACCTGTTGTGTTGTAAATGTTTGCGCATTGCCTACAAATATGATTCCACGTCTCAAAAATTCTGGAATCCGTACAAATCTTTGATTGTAAAACTAAACCTTAAACACAGAATTGCAGTTTTCCTTACTCCAATCCTCGCTGGTGTTGTGTCCATCTTGTAGAGCAATTACTGCAGGTCTGGACTATATTGGCCTCACGTCAACGCTGGAATTGGAAAGCCAATGTTTTACTGGAACTCCCGCGTGAAAGGTGGAAAATTGGCATCGGACCATCTGGCCTTAATATGCCCAAGCTCAATACGGCTCTGATAGTCATGCCAATTCCACATTTGGCTCCTTTCCCGGGGTAATTAGGGGGGATAATCGCCCCGCCACAACTCCGGGCGTGTGCATGGGAACACCCAACTGGGGTGCAACCCCGTCCTTCTTCATGGAAGTATCGTTAATTATTAGACCTCAAAATAATCATCATTGCAGGGTTAGGAAAAACACGATTTTTTTCTAATTAGTCCATTTTATTGGCTGACCACCTAATTGGCTGATCATGTAATTAGAGTGGGGaaattatgtaatgaatgagaatttgggCGAATGAAAAACTGTAAGTTTGAATGAGACCCACTGTAATGATGAATGCAAGattttagcttttaaatgttATGACGATTTCGATGgaatttatattgtcttttatgcaataaaacgttgaattgaattgaaaatttaaagtacttACTAAGCTCGCGGTTGCTGTCAGCGTTGTTTTGACCTCTTGAGGAACCTAAAAAAGAAAGAACatttcaagtttaaattttttaatgtaacatttacatTAGAATTTAAGCGTAATTTTAACATATTCctcaataacttttaataaatttgtgattCATTAGAACAGTGGGGAGAAGGCGAAGTAGGATAGCGAAAAAATGCGTAATATAATGAACAGAGTGccattttaataaactattgatGGTCTAAATTTCCTTTCTTAGCGTAGATGAAGATGTAAAATTAAGAGTAAGGGGCAGActattctaaatattaatttagagaTGAGTGTCGTCCTAAATCAATTTAAACATGTATCACGAAGATGTGTGCAGAGATCATAATAGAAAATAATCATAAACTCAACACGCGTAACACTGATAGCATTGAACAAATCAGTGACATTGTCTGGTGTGTATAAAAAGCACGATGTAGATTAACATTATCACGTAAGAGAAAAAACAGTCCGCCACCGACGAAACCGACCTGCAAGGCGGTAATTAAAGGCAAACACGTTTCCATTAACGTCGTGGGTGGTGAAGAAAGTGCGGTGTCGACGAATTCATTACCCGCCGAGATAACGGCGTCGTCGTAACTCCGCCTAACGATGGTGGCAGATCGTCGACGATAAGTCGGCTCTAAGGACCGCTGCAGGAAAGTGGTCCGACAATCGAGATAGGATGATATACGAGCCGCTATATTGGGCAATAAATCATCTGTGCGCAAAGCTGATTGGAGGAATGACGGGCGCACAGTGTGGCGCACAATGAAGGTCGATACAATCTCCATTATCGCGCACAATACACGGTCGCCGGGGGCCCCAATCAGAATAAATGTGTACTTCCTATTGTTGCCGTAACAACTATTCCTGTGCTGCGCGCCGCCCGCCGCGTGGCCGCCGCGGTGCGCAGCTTGTACCCTCGCAGAGATTCCGTGTGCGTAGCGCATATCTAATCACCGGCATTACGTGCACTCTGACGTTTTTGACAACTGATCGTTCCAAGTGGAAAggaaattttttaactatttcattatatGTTTTGGTCCGCCCCCCACGCCCGACCACAACAGTGGTAAAATTATACACTTCCAGCTGGAAGTTAATTGCACCGGTCTGATGTTCCGGTGAAACGAGAAGCCGGACGGCTCGCATAAATTTACAAACCCAAAAATGGAAATTCGAGAAGCCTTAAATGATTTTTGACGTCAGTTTCGGTAATGAGCCGGCCTGCGGACGCGCCGTGGGACACCGATAAATTACGAAGACAGCCATCACCGTAAGTAGACTGACGTGGAAACCGACGCCCGGTCGTTTAATTCATTTCATCTCTCATTCGAGAACGTGAGTGAAAACTCATACATTATTCaaacactataaaacaatgtatttatctACTGTGACCCCAGGTAGTGACATGATGTAAAAATGTAGTTTGCAGAACGATGCACGGAGTGTACTGTACAGCACTCGGGGGAGCGAGGGGGAGGGTTACGGGTATCCAGGGCAACGACGGTCG
The Homalodisca vitripennis isolate AUS2020 chromosome 1, UT_GWSS_2.1, whole genome shotgun sequence DNA segment above includes these coding regions:
- the LOC124352874 gene encoding uncharacterized protein LOC124352874, whose product is MSTFKDYSRPLHVDCSVEYELPNAAKPPANARTEPLLMIHPCYYRRAESQRRSPFINNLPATRQRVPQTQYPVRYPKRDPMLCGTAEFSGDSGVSGVGHWTDTGSPLAQETRLHAGPDSGIVADKSGLTALSGTCWEATPDPASTRLYGSSRGQNNADSNRELRDSTNQVSRHSWALTSDFLGVNGGGEVNNNNNQNQHVKDTRLHQPAVGVAAVASCKACQPQFLHPQQRTQQPWPGVTASAVTCSGTTRHRVRAVEPGPEHAASSLHRRPPPAWPSQSAWPAPPAKRSRLLPPSDCCKVCTQWTYPQCRTTQDNSRVLWNNESMLRLYQV